A part of Eschrichtius robustus isolate mEscRob2 chromosome 20, mEscRob2.pri, whole genome shotgun sequence genomic DNA contains:
- the GJC1 gene encoding gap junction gamma-1 protein has product MSWSFLTRLLEEIHNHSTFVGKIWLTVLIVFRIVLTAVGGESIYYDEQSKFVCNTEQPGCENVCYDAFAPLSHVRFWVFQIILVATPSVMYLGYAIHKIAKMEHGEADKKATRSKPYAMRWKQHRALEETEEDHEEDPMMYPEMELESEKENKDQNQSKPKHDGRHRIQEDGLMKIYVLQLLARTVFEVGFLIGQYFLYGFQVHPFYVCSRLPCPHKIDCFISRPTEKTIFLLIMYGVTGLCLLLNVWEMLHLGFGTIRDSLNSKRRELEDPGAYNYPFTWNTPSAPPGYNIAVKPDQIQYTELSNAKIAYKQNKANIAQEQQYGSHEDNLPADLETLQREIKMAQERLDLAIQAYNHQNNPHGPRGKKAKVGSKAGSNKSSASSKSGDGKTSVWI; this is encoded by the coding sequence ATGAGTTGGAGCTTCCTCACTCGCCTGCTAGAGGAGATCCACAACCACTCCACGTTTGTGGGGAAGATCTGGCTTACTGTATTGATCGTCTTCCGGATTGTCCTTACAGCTGTAGGAGGAGAGTCCATCTATTACGACGAGCAAAGCAAATTTGTGTGCAACACAGAGCAGCCAGGCTGCGAGAACGTCTGCTATGATGCCTTTGCACCCCTCTCCCACGTGCGCTTCTGGGTGTTCCAGATCATCCTGGTGGCCACCCCCTCAGTGATGTACCTGGGCTATGCCATTCATAAGATCGCCAAAATGGAGCACGGTGAAGCAGACAAGAAGGCCACTCGGAGCAAACCCTATGCAATGCGTTGGAAACAACACCGGGCGCTGGAAGAAACAGAAGAGGACCATGAAGAGGATCCCATGATGTATCCAGAAATGGAAttagaaagtgaaaaagaaaataaagatcagaaCCAATCTAAACCTAAGCATGATGGCCGACACCGGATTCAGGAGGATGGGCTCATGAAAATCTACGTGCTGCAGCTGCTGGCAAGGACCGTGTTTGAGGTGGGTTTTCTGATAGGGCAGTACTTTCTGTATGGCTTCCAAGTCCACCCATTTTATGTGTGCAGCAGGCTTCCTTGCCCTCATAAGATAGACTGCTTTATTTCTAGACCCACTGAAAAGACCATCTTTCTTCTGATAATGTATGGTGTTACAGGCCTTTGCCTATTGCTTAACGTTTGGGAGATGCTTCATTTAGGATTTGGGACAATTCGAGACTCACTAAACAGTAAAAGGAGGGAACTGGAAGATCCGGGTGCTTATAATTATCCTTTCACTTGGAACACACCATCTGCTCCCCCTGGCTATAACATTGCCGTCAAACCAGATCAAATCCAGTACACCGAACTGTCCAACGCTAAGATTGCCTACAAGCAAAACAAGGCCAACATCGCCCAGGAACAACAGTATGGCAGCCATGAGGACAACCTCCCAGCTGACCTGGAGACTCTGCAGAGGGAAATCAAAATGGCTCAGGAACGCCTGGATCTGGCAATCCAGGCCTACAATCACCAAAACAACCCCCATGGTCCCcggggaaaaaaagccaaagtGGGGTCCAAAGCTGGGTCCAACAAAAGCAGTGCTAGTAGCAAATCAGGGGATGGGAAGACCTCCGTCTGGATTTAA